TTGCTCTTCTGTATAAAATTCCAAGTGATCAATAACACCAAAACGATCTCGAAGTGGCGCCGATAAAAGCCCTGCACGCGTTGTTGCCCCAATTAGGGTAAACGGTGGTAAATCAAGACGAACCGACCGAGCTGTTGGTCCTGTTCCAATCACAATATCTAAACAATAATCTTCCATCGCTGGATACAAAACTTCTTCAATAGCTCGAGATAAGCGATGAATCTCATCAATAAATAAGACATCCCCTGGATCCAAACTGGTTAAAATCGTTGCCAAATCACCTGGTCGTTCGATGGCAGGTCCACTTGTTGTTTTAATTTGACTACCCATTTCAGATGCGATAACCATCGCGAGCGTCGTTTTCCCAAGTCCTGGTGGTCCATACAAAAGCACATGGTCTAACGCTTCATTACGAAGGGTTGCAGCTTCAATAAAGACGGTTAAATTATTTTTCACTTTATCTTGTCCGATATATTGTGAAAGGGTCTGTGGCCGTAAACTAGTTTCAAAAGATACTTCTTCTGAGTCTACCGTTTCACTTGAAATAATTCGTTCATCCATGCCACAAGCTCCTCTCTATTTTGTCATTAATTTGAGTGCTAACTTGATATAGGCATCACTCGTTAAGTCTTCTTCTTTAACTAATTTTGGTATTACTTTTTTTAATTCTCTCGAGCTATAACCAAGTGCTTCTAAAGCTAAAACTGCTTCTTCTAGTGCTGGTGCAAGCCCACTGACGATATCATTTTCTGGTGTATTATAAACGATGTCACTTGTTACTACATCCGCTAATTTTCCTTTTAAATCAAGGATAATTTGGCGTGCCGTTTTTTTGCCTACACTTGGAAATTTTGTCAAATAGACATCATCTTCTGACTCAATTGCGGTAATTAAAGGCACAACATCCCCAGAGGCAATAATAGCAAGCGCGCTCTTTGGTCCAATTCCAGAAACACTTAGTAATTTTTTAAATAAATAACGTTCTTCTGTTGATTGAAATCCAAAAAGCGAAATATTGTCTTCCCGAACATGTTGATATAAAAACACTTGTGTCTCTGTTCCTTCTAAGCGCTGAAAGGAAAACGGGTTTCCTGTAATGATTTGATAACCAATTTGTCCAGTTTCAACAACAATATATTCTGGTGTAATCGTAGTTATAATTCCTTTTATGTAATCGTACAATTTTTTCGTCCCCTTTTCGTTTCACGTCATACATTATATGATAGCATAAAATGGAACATCTGTACTAGTTTTTGTTATAAAAGAAATCACACAACTTGTTTACATAATACAATTATCGTCACCTTATAACGATTGAATATTTTCTTTAATAACCTCAATAGAATGATTAAATGCTTCTTGCTCTTCGGCGTTTAGTTTTAGAGAGATAATTTCTTTTACGCCATCCTGACTCAATACAGCTGGCACACCAATCGCAAGATCACTTTGGCCGTATTCACCGTCAAGAATACAAGATACAGTTAATGCGCGCTGGCTACCGCTGAATATATGACGACAGATTTCCACAATTGTTCCAGCAATTCCATACTCGGTACAGCCTTTTTGATGATAAATTTCGAAACCGGTATCACGAGCAATCTCACCAATTTGTTTTAAATCAAGGGAATGTCCAAGCTTTTCCATACTATATTCATTTACAGGCTTCCCATAAATGGATGAATGTGACCAAACTGGAAATTGGGAATCCCCATGTTCTCCAAGAATAAACGCATCAATACTTTGCGCAGCGATATCCAATTTCTCTGCTAATAAACGGCGCAATCTCGTTGTATCGAGCCAAACTCCCGTTCCAAGCACTCGCTCTTTTGGTAGTCCTGAAAGTTTCCATACTTGATACGTAATAATATCGCATGGATTCGTTGCAATTAGGAAAATTCCTTTAAAGCCACCTTTCATCATTTCGGGAATGATACTACCAACTATTCTGGAAGTGCTCTTCAATTCATCCAATCTTGTTTGTCCTTCCCTAAGTGGCCCTGCTGTTACTGTGATAACGGCAATATCTACATCTGAGCAGTCCCTTGCCTCACGAACAGAAATATTCATTTTCCCAGGCATAAACGCTGCTGCATCTGCTAAATCTTTCCTGTTTCCTTCGACACGCTCTTTATTTAAATCCACTAGAATTAATTCTTCAATAAATTTTTGGTTTACAAAGGCATGTGCGGCTGCTGAACCTACATTACCTGCTCCAATAATCATAACCTTACGTGATTTCATTTTTGTTCCTCCTACTTATTCATATAAAACACCCCAATTCGGATTTTTCGGAAAGGGGTGTATTTAGCGCCTAATTTATTTCTGCATTAGT
The nucleotide sequence above comes from Listeria ivanovii subsp. londoniensis. Encoded proteins:
- the ruvB gene encoding Holliday junction branch migration DNA helicase RuvB; this translates as MDERIISSETVDSEEVSFETSLRPQTLSQYIGQDKVKNNLTVFIEAATLRNEALDHVLLYGPPGLGKTTLAMVIASEMGSQIKTTSGPAIERPGDLATILTSLDPGDVLFIDEIHRLSRAIEEVLYPAMEDYCLDIVIGTGPTARSVRLDLPPFTLIGATTRAGLLSAPLRDRFGVIDHLEFYTEEQLTEIVLRTANILDTKIDDLGAREIARRSRGTPRIANRLLKRVRDFAQVRGNGTVTEKLAKEALTLLQVDPRGLDTIDQKLLHTIIQSFRGGPVGLDTIAASIGEERETIEDMQEPYLLQIGFLQRTPRGRIATEIAYKHLGISYEKEV
- the ruvA gene encoding Holliday junction branch migration protein RuvA, translated to MYDYIKGIITTITPEYIVVETGQIGYQIITGNPFSFQRLEGTETQVFLYQHVREDNISLFGFQSTEERYLFKKLLSVSGIGPKSALAIIASGDVVPLITAIESEDDVYLTKFPSVGKKTARQIILDLKGKLADVVTSDIVYNTPENDIVSGLAPALEEAVLALEALGYSSRELKKVIPKLVKEEDLTSDAYIKLALKLMTK
- a CDS encoding L-lactate dehydrogenase — its product is MKSRKVMIIGAGNVGSAAAHAFVNQKFIEELILVDLNKERVEGNRKDLADAAAFMPGKMNISVREARDCSDVDIAVITVTAGPLREGQTRLDELKSTSRIVGSIIPEMMKGGFKGIFLIATNPCDIITYQVWKLSGLPKERVLGTGVWLDTTRLRRLLAEKLDIAAQSIDAFILGEHGDSQFPVWSHSSIYGKPVNEYSMEKLGHSLDLKQIGEIARDTGFEIYHQKGCTEYGIAGTIVEICRHIFSGSQRALTVSCILDGEYGQSDLAIGVPAVLSQDGVKEIISLKLNAEEQEAFNHSIEVIKENIQSL